In a genomic window of Magnolia sinica isolate HGM2019 chromosome 14, MsV1, whole genome shotgun sequence:
- the LOC131225017 gene encoding uncharacterized protein LOC131225017 — translation MARGKNKLPAVEPEQNDQTQSSSLLHAESAPGLPSVLAIGDEKSRKPNTHLFTIKQELKESLKDYIACFNEEALQVKDYDNKMTLSTVFSGLKEGKFTFSIGKNPPKTLAELITRAQKYANAEEFSNAHKNIQVIEPTGKGKRPRNEEPQPSSKGLDDHAPHNHRLRRKPEGKFHSYTPLNTSTEQILLDIRRQKLMNWPVCMKADPDHRDKHKYCHFHQDHGHNTAACLDLKYEIEILIRKGHLRRYTKEEKTTRKEEQEQPNNTAEEPAEIRTIFGGSSGGGDSNRARKAHSRKSDLEHYIHITKRPSKELWVSPCSLTFTEDDARGIQHPHDDALVVSMTIANHKVYCILVDTGSSADVIYSEAFKRMRILRSCLRPMKTPYMALPEKG, via the exons atggcgagaggaaagaaTAAATTGCCAGCTGTGGAACCGGAGCAAAATGACCAGACCCAGTCTTCTTCACTGCTTCATGCCGAGTCAGCCCCAGGGCTTCCCAGCGTTCTTGCAATCGG cgATGAGAAGAGTAGAAAACCGAATACTCATCTGTTCACCATCAAGCAAGAGCTTAAGGAGTCATTGAAGGATTACATCGCTTGTTTCAATGAAGAAGCATTACAAGTAAAAGATTATGACAACAAGATGACACTCTCTACAGTGTTCAGCGGTCTAAAAGAGGGGAAGTTCACCTTCTCCATTGGGAAGAATCCACCGAAGACGTTAGCTGAGCTCATCACCAGGGCTCAAAAGTATGCTAACGCCGAGGAATTCTCCAACGCCCACAAAAATATTCAAGTAATAGAGCCGACTGGCAAAGGGAAGAGACCAAGGAATGAAGAACCTCAGCCATCCAGCAAAGGACTAGATGACCACGCTCCCCACAATCATCGTCTACGTAGAAAACCAGAGGGTAAATTTCATTCCTACACCCCCCTCAACACATCTACCGAGCAAATCCTACTAGACATCAGAAGGCAAAAGCTTATGAATTGGCCTGTTTGCATGAAGGCCGACCCAGATCATCGCGACAAACACAAGTATTGTCATTTCCATCAAGATCACGGCCATAACACAGCCGCTTGCCTAGATCTCAAATATGAGATTGAGATCCTTATTCGTAAGGGTCATCTGCGCCGGTATACCAAGGAAGAAAAAACAACTCGGAAAGAAGAGCAAGAGCAGCCAAATAATACCGCAGAAGAGCCGGCCGAAATCCGCACCATCTTCGGTGGCTCATCCGGTGGAGGAGACTCAAACAGGGCTCGAAAAGCCCACTCTCGGAAGTCTGATCTGGAACACTACATCCACATAACCAAGCGACCGAGCAAGGAACTCTGGGTCAGCCCGTGCAGCCTGACCTTCACGGAAGACGATGCGCGCGGAATCCAGCATCCGCACGACGACGCCCTAGTAGTTTCTATGACCATAGCTAATCACAAGGTGTACTGCATCCTAGTCGACACCGGAAGCTCAGCAGATGTGATCTACTCCGAGGCTTTCAAAAGAATGAGAATTCTAAGGTCATGCCTCAGACCTATGAAGACCCCTTACATGGCTTTGCCGGAGAAAGGGTGA